The genomic stretch ACTGTTCAGCCGTGaatgagactgtttgtactgacaTGCTTTGAATCGTAATGTTTTAaggaaaatgcatgtgtttgggaagtactgagcatacgactggataaatgagacttgactTATACTGCACGTTATTAAACAGACATTTTgttacagttttgctgttattaagGCTGGCCCCTTTTTAGTTAAACTTATGAAGAATGTTCACCATTCTTGAATTGCtcattcaccgtggaggcatgtgagcaaaacaaagttatcttcacaaatttaatgtaacacagggtgagtaattgatatacaaatggccATTTTGTGAGAGACTTATTCTTTTAAGTAAAAGTGCCAATACATTCATGTAAAAATACTTATAAATAAAAACCCTGCATTTAAAATGCCACACAAGTAAAAATTAATAactattatcagcaaaatgtacttggTATCAAAAGTGAAAGTAGTTATGACAAAGACGAATGTCCCCTGTGACATTTGGATGGAGCCAGTCTGTCAGTGCATTGAAAGTGTATGCCTTATTTCTACTGGTTACCTTGAGATCGctgtgacagaaaattaaatagCTGCTGCAGTGGTAACTTTTCAGATGTGAAATTTTAAACCCTTGTGCAGCGCTTTGGTGTCAGATAAGCCTTTAAGACATTAATCTGTTGTTCAAGCTGGACTTTAGAACGTTCTGCTACACTAagtgtattaaaatgttttacctttatttaatctTTGCTCTTTTTTGTGACAGTTTAACCTTTTTGGACATCTAACAGTTATTCACACTAAACTATCTGAGTTGATAAGAGGAGAattgcctcttttttttagaTGTGTTAACTCATACACTACATAGGTGTGACAAGGGGCCCTGGCTATGCACTGATTTTTGGTAGTAATGTCATATAGAAGCAGAAAATGGAATACTCAAGTACAAAATTGTGCTTGAGAAAATGTACTCTGTAACTTTCCAGCACTTGTGCTAATGCTCCACATTATTTCCAAGCAGGTTGTTTTCCCCTCTTGTTCTTAAATAAGTGATTCTGCAGTCTGTGGTGTCGAGGTGAAAACAGATTTATCTGGAGATTGCATCAGTTCTTGTCCGACCCCGAGAAACATCAACATGCCtgctgtatttttgattttaaagaaAGAAACCTGCATTCCTGCCAGTTCCTCCAGATGTGACTGCTCTTAAAGGACCATCTGGAGACCTGACACCTTCAAAGCAACCCTAAAGCAGAACATGCCAGTTGTGTGATACTGCTGCACATGCCAAATGATGTAAGCAGCTGTCTGATAATCTCACAGAAGCCACCACACACGCTCTCCCTTTACTCTGTCTCCTCCTTCACCCCCTACGCCTGCAGCCAAACCTGTTCTGCTGATGGCCGTTGATAGTCTTACTCAACACTATCACTATAAAAAACACATGTTAACTGCAGGCAGATCAGGGAGTAGCATCACAGCTCTCTGAGGgcacaaagaaaagagagacaggaagaaagAAATAGTGCTTTGGTCTGCATTTAAGGGGCAATGAGGTTAACATCCTGTCTGCAGAGTCCCAGTAAGCCCCTGAGTAAATCTAGGCCACATTCAAATATGAAACAGCTACTGTAGGTTTTTTGGAGCTTAATGTCTTTGAGACGGTACTGCTGATGTTTTCAAAGTAGCAATAAGATTTGAATAAATAATCCCTTGCCTCTCTGAAAAAACAGTAAGAAGATCACACCCTTGGGCATAAACAACTTCATCTTTTGATTTCACATGGTTGGGATTGTGCTCGATTCTGAGTTTACCTATCTGCCCACTCTCAGTTATACTAAAAGTTACTCTAAATATGTGTGAAACACCCTGACAATTAAAGCACGTATTCAACCGGCATCACAACTATTTGTTTCATAGAAGTCACATGAACATTGTGGTGTTCACAAGCTCACAGAGGGCAACCAAACAGGAAGTTCAAGACAGCTGCACCATTGATTTACGTGCATGTTGACAGACACGTTCAGAACATTCTGTCAATAAAtgtaaatcagaaaaaaaacagtgcgATCCAGTAATCCACAGAGGTGGGTGCAACcgatacacagacacatgctcGTGCCTGTTAACTAAGTGGAAATCATGACTTTGAGTCGTGCTCTTTTGCTTGTTGAGATCTGAAGAAAAACTACAACAGCAGACGGATACATAATGGACGAATAAAAATAGATAAGtcgagaagaagaagaagaagaagaagaagaagaagaaaacatcagacatgctaaaaataaaatacattttttattatggTATTAATTCTTCACTTCTTGAAAAAGTCTATTTACAGTACACCTTAATGATCGGCAAATATTTTATGTGCGCAGAGCGTTTATATATCTGACTCTTACATAGAGAAACATTTTgagtaacaaacaaaaaaaaaaaatgtctcgtGCCTGAAAGTGACTGAGGAAATCATAGCAGCAGGTAAAGGTCCTTCAGAGCTCTAAATGCAGTTAGATGTTAATAATGTCATATTATATGAGGCGAAACATAAAGGTATGACAATACTAAACTGCTTGGTACTTATCTTTATGTAACACATTAACTGCCACAGTCTAAAGTCTGGATGTCATTATTAATCTTTGATCGGACGAGTTGAACAGTAGTGAGCAGTACAGAAAGACAGTAAAATGCATAAGTCGGACAATGGAAAGAAATAAGACGTGCACTAACAGAGCATGTCATGGACTGCAGCCTGCCCTGATATTTGGCTCGATCATACTCCTGTAACAAAACTTACTAGTACAAAAATAGATTTAGTTTAATTTTACATTAGCTTTGCCTCTTTATCTACATTGTTAGTGAGGGAAACAGGACAGCTCATCCCCGagcagctctactccaaacTACTGAGACCCACACGTTCATTTCCAGTTGAACGTTCGGCCCACCAGCTCAAAGAACTTCTTGTTGGGTTCGTGAAAGAACTGGTAGAGTTTCTGCAGGATGGCAGGTGCCACGTGAGGGTGAGCCCTGCCTTTTGAATCATGTAAACAGCGTTCTCGCCCATGGTCTCTCAAACAGTAGAATCCTTTCGTTTTATTGAAGTAAAAATTTGAAGCGTTTATCTGAGGTTCCAGCTTTAGGAATCTCTCCACCTTTTTCATCTCGGGGAACGGGTCCCTGATCAACTCGTCCCCGTCCACCACGTGAATGCTCTCCAGTGGAAAGTACTGCAGCCAGTTCTGCATGTGAACATAGTACAGGCTGCGATTGAGAGCCTTGTATCCCAGGTTGATCTCGCCGTCCTTCACCAGAACGGACTCGATGGGCTGGTAGCGCTTGTGCTTCTGGAGGCGGTTGTAAAAGACCTGGGTGTAGTCCGACAGCACCCGCTCCGTGGGGTCTCTGAGGATGAGCAGCAGCTTGATGCGAGGGTTCATCTGATGGATGCGTTTGGGGACTTTGCTGGAGGTGAAGTAGGCCGGCGTCTTCTCCACTGTCAGCTGATCGGGGAAGGCGTAGGGCATCTGGCTGAGATACCAAGGCAAGCCCTTCTGAAAGTGACTCTCCCAGTCGAAGAAGTGCACCTCGTTCTGCGCCGCCGCCACCGCACTGTGCAGGCTGAGCATCTCTATCAGCGCCCGCGTCCCCCCCTTCCTCACGCCAATGATTAGAATCTGAGGAAGCTGTTGGAGGGTCCCGTTTGGGTGGCTGGTGGTCCCGTTGTCAGTGGGCGACCAGGTGGGAGGTGAAGGTGGCCCCTCGTCAGCCACGGGCCTGGAGGGGATGGGGGGAGACTGCATTGCAAAAAGCAGCAGCCCGAGGAGCACGGCTGCCATGAGGGAGGTCCTGACCTTGGAGGATTTCAGCCTGGCAAAAGCACCAAAACTGTATCCCACATTGAAAGAGCAGCTGCCTGAGCACAATGGTCCAgttgaaaagacaaagaaactgCCTCTTCTCTGCCAGCAGCGAAAACTGCaagtggagggaaaaaaacagctgtgATTAGAAGACACCTAGTGAACATCtggcagagacacaaaacacctCTGGAAAATACCTGCGAGAAGATGATCCATCCAGCATCCAAACAACATGTCTGATCACCACAGAGTTATGACTCAGTCGACAAGGAAGAACATTTAAATGGTATCATTTATGACTATTGAGGTGATTAAACTTTAAACTCCACCCAGTGATATCTGTAAGCCAACAAACCATTAATAATCTACATTTTGAACAGGAAACAGGAGTTACATGAATAATCTTTATTTCACAGCctttttatttcacaataaCCCAACAATATTTAtggcataaaaacacacattactttGAAAAGGGGTGCgttttgtgtaaaataaaatgtacatacaCTGagcaattaaaaattaaaaactgtgaGGCAACACTGTACAACATTAACCCTAATAAACACATGTTCAAGACTCAATGTGAGCTCGGAAATATTTACTAgctgctggtaaaaaaaaagcaggtgTGGTAAACGTTGGAAATTTAAGGACACACGGGGAGAAACTAGAAATCTGTGCGCACACGAACCGCATGTTTTGCATCCTTTATTTTCTTATGGTATATTTAAAATTGCCGGCCTCAGTTTGTCTACTTGGCTGCGTTGCTCTGGCACTGACAAAGAAACCCACGAAGTCCCTCCCGATCTCTTACCTTTTTAACTCTAATCGTCTCGACTCGACAGAGATTTCATGTCGTGCAGCTCTGAACTCTCCGTTCACAGCACCGATACTTCCACACAACCAGCGGGTGTACGATCCAGCTCTGCGCCGTGTTTGCGGTCTCCTCCGTGCGCACGAAACTCGCCTCCGACGCGGGGACACAACTTCACCGGAGCGCCtcctctgtgttgtgtttcctcGCCACACGGTCCTCTCGGTTTTTGAGTGTCAGCTGTTGAAGCCTACGCCTACATTACGTCTGCAGGACCACTCCCCCCCTTACTGTGACTCACGTGGTTGTAATGGCACGGTATTTGACGGAGATAAAGCTGCTGGTATGAGAGATATGAGGGGAGGAAGTGAAGCAGGTGCGCCAGGTGTGACACgtgcaaaaaaaaattgggcaacacagacagaaagtggGGAATAAAATACCATTGTGATTATGTGTTATAGTGGAGAAAATTGCTCCAGTCTTGCAGAGAGTTCTGTTTGTGGCAATAGCTCAGATTATTTACTAAGAAGCCCCAAATATTCAAATCAAGCAGTCTGACTTGCTCTATACAGAAATTTGTAGCCCATAGAGAGTCTGCGCCTTCCCAGGATTTGGATTTGAAAAAGGCTTTTCAGTGGAGCCTCCAGGAGTCCTCCCTTCACTCGTTGCTTTCAGGGGAAATCAATGAAAGAGACAGGCCAGTTATTCATCCCTGGCattcttctcctcctttgtcCACAGTGCAAGTGCATCTGTGGGTAGTCACCCAGTCCAAGTTGCACAATCTCACCACCTGTTGAGctgcattttttacatttttttttttgttattggaGATGTTTCGAATCTGTCCAGCAACAGCGGGTCCCAAATATCGCTCCAATCCAAGCTGTAGATTTAACTGATGTTGAATACAAAGCATTGTAGTGTTTCAACATTTCCTCTGAGTCACATTTTGATTGTACAGTCGGCATGAGAAAGTTTGACTTCACAGGGTCAATGAGTAAGTGG from Epinephelus moara isolate mb chromosome 4, YSFRI_EMoa_1.0, whole genome shotgun sequence encodes the following:
- the hs3st1 gene encoding heparan sulfate glucosamine 3-O-sulfotransferase 1, with translation MAAVLLGLLLFAMQSPPIPSRPVADEGPPSPPTWSPTDNGTTSHPNGTLQQLPQILIIGVRKGGTRALIEMLSLHSAVAAAQNEVHFFDWESHFQKGLPWYLSQMPYAFPDQLTVEKTPAYFTSSKVPKRIHQMNPRIKLLLILRDPTERVLSDYTQVFYNRLQKHKRYQPIESVLVKDGEINLGYKALNRSLYYVHMQNWLQYFPLESIHVVDGDELIRDPFPEMKKVERFLKLEPQINASNFYFNKTKGFYCLRDHGRERCLHDSKGRAHPHVAPAILQKLYQFFHEPNKKFFELVGRTFNWK